In Deltaproteobacteria bacterium, the following are encoded in one genomic region:
- a CDS encoding amino acid permease yields the protein MIPENENGSHAADALKLGRSVGLLGGIALVVGGVIGMGIYALIAAVGAQAGTGLWVAFLLAIFISGVGVAPLIQIVSALPRAGGGYLFTSRLLHPLIGTLASCWAIFGGTCMTAMVALGLAGYIAPYLPGSPPVRLVAFVLPILFYTLFLFGLRLAASVQMLLVAQLIVALLVYGLSGAFSFDLSLAVDMPRGIDGLIMATILCYSVCMGFQVIAEMGEEIKTPRRNIPLALVIGGSIVLLVYILVGTVFINSLPYDFNSIGALTAPLMDSGKRFLSGFWVLFLSIGALSAGLTSFNAGAIALPRELLAQARDGILPRFLERVHPRTRTPLNAVTVYFVLMLALILTGRSIDFYGVVTAVGILMMTATISIAAVRLPNKFPRAYAKAYFHIPRGWLIILAAVSVVSSLGFVFIVTVEMPAAGLIYVILSLAVAVYYFLRVRWLKHTGVDWERRVLTVPGDDG from the coding sequence ATGATACCAGAAAACGAAAACGGAAGTCACGCGGCCGATGCGCTGAAGCTGGGGCGGTCGGTGGGGCTCTTGGGCGGCATTGCCCTGGTGGTGGGCGGTGTGATCGGCATGGGCATCTATGCCCTCATCGCCGCGGTGGGTGCCCAGGCCGGAACCGGACTGTGGGTGGCGTTTCTGCTGGCGATCTTCATATCGGGCGTCGGCGTCGCGCCCCTGATTCAGATCGTCAGCGCCCTTCCCAGGGCCGGGGGCGGCTACCTCTTCACCAGCCGGCTGCTCCACCCCCTGATCGGCACCCTGGCCTCCTGCTGGGCGATATTCGGCGGTACCTGCATGACGGCCATGGTGGCCCTCGGCCTGGCGGGCTACATCGCCCCCTACCTCCCGGGAAGCCCGCCTGTGCGGCTGGTGGCCTTTGTCCTGCCCATTCTGTTTTATACGCTCTTTCTCTTCGGCCTGCGCCTGGCCGCCTCCGTTCAAATGCTCCTGGTCGCCCAGTTGATCGTCGCCCTGCTCGTTTACGGCCTGTCGGGCGCCTTCAGCTTCGACCTGTCCCTGGCCGTCGACATGCCCCGCGGCATCGACGGGCTCATCATGGCCACCATTCTGTGCTACAGCGTTTGCATGGGATTCCAGGTCATTGCCGAAATGGGGGAAGAGATAAAAACGCCCCGGCGAAATATCCCGCTCGCGCTCGTCATCGGCGGGTCGATCGTCCTTTTGGTTTACATCCTGGTCGGTACGGTATTCATCAACTCACTGCCCTACGACTTTAACAGCATCGGCGCCCTGACCGCTCCTCTCATGGACAGCGGCAAACGGTTCCTGTCCGGCTTCTGGGTCCTGTTCCTGAGCATCGGCGCACTCAGCGCGGGCCTCACTTCCTTCAATGCCGGCGCCATCGCTTTGCCCAGGGAACTGTTGGCTCAGGCTCGTGACGGTATTCTGCCCCGTTTCCTGGAACGCGTCCATCCCCGAACACGCACGCCGCTGAATGCCGTGACCGTCTATTTCGTTCTGATGCTCGCCCTGATATTGACGGGTCGCAGCATCGACTTTTACGGTGTCGTCACCGCCGTGGGCATTCTCATGATGACCGCCACCATTTCAATTGCGGCCGTGAGGCTGCCCAACAAATTTCCCCGTGCGTACGCCAAGGCTTATTTTCACATCCCCCGCGGCTGGCTGATCATCCTGGCCGCCGTGTCGGTCGTATCGTCCCTGGGATTCGTGTTCATCGTGACCGTGGAAATGCCGGCGGCCGGCTTGATCTATGTCATCCTGTCGCTGGCCGTTGCGGTTTACTACTTCCTGCGGGTTAGATGGCTGAAGCATACCGGTGTCGACTGGGAGCGGCGGGTTCTGACCGTACCGGGTGACGATGGCTGA
- a CDS encoding alanine racemase yields the protein MKNEKKKASGRHTPYFERLNTLMREKGPGHPVLVLDLDILDANIDAMKTRIGDAGRFRLVVKSLPCLELIRHVLEQTLTARLMVFHRPFLNLAAAEFPEADILLGKPLPVQAFRTFFKVKSAASPTAPDKNIQWLIDTPERLDQYRDAARRLGKKIRVNIEIDVGLHRGGIPDPEQLAPLLKIINEDPLHLDLSGFMGYDPHVARSGKLLIPRSVALAQVSVRYGRFVKYLQNEFPALYRPQLTFNGAGSPTFSLYRKKRILNDVSVGSALVKPAGFDLKTLKDHRAAMFIAAPVLKKNDGVRIPFLGPVSGILKRVKPSWKTTLFIYGGYWKAVPLSPRGLVNNPLYGRSSNQEMLNGPAHTALEVDDYIFLRPVQSEAVMLQFGDLFVVRGDRYVGRWPVFAQGA from the coding sequence ATGAAAAACGAAAAAAAGAAAGCGTCCGGACGCCACACCCCCTATTTCGAACGTCTCAACACCCTGATGCGCGAAAAGGGCCCGGGCCACCCGGTGCTGGTGCTGGATCTCGACATCCTGGACGCCAACATCGACGCAATGAAGACCCGAATCGGCGATGCCGGACGTTTTCGGCTGGTGGTAAAGTCCCTGCCTTGCCTGGAACTCATTCGCCATGTTCTCGAACAAACCCTCACCGCCAGGCTCATGGTCTTCCACCGCCCCTTCCTGAACCTGGCGGCCGCCGAGTTTCCGGAGGCGGACATTCTGCTGGGAAAGCCCCTGCCCGTCCAGGCCTTCCGCACCTTCTTCAAGGTCAAAAGCGCAGCCTCTCCCACGGCGCCGGACAAAAACATTCAGTGGCTGATCGACACGCCCGAGCGGCTCGATCAGTACCGCGACGCCGCCCGCAGGCTGGGTAAAAAAATACGCGTCAACATCGAAATCGACGTCGGTCTCCACCGGGGAGGCATACCCGATCCGGAACAGCTGGCTCCCCTGCTGAAAATCATCAACGAGGATCCCCTGCATCTCGACCTGTCCGGTTTCATGGGGTACGACCCCCACGTGGCCCGGTCCGGGAAGCTGCTCATCCCCCGCTCCGTCGCTCTGGCACAGGTAAGCGTTCGCTACGGCAGATTCGTCAAGTACCTGCAAAATGAATTTCCGGCCCTGTATCGCCCCCAGCTGACCTTCAACGGCGCCGGCAGCCCGACTTTTTCGCTGTACCGCAAAAAACGCATTCTCAATGATGTTTCCGTGGGCTCCGCTCTGGTCAAGCCCGCCGGTTTCGACCTGAAGACGTTAAAAGACCACCGGGCCGCCATGTTCATCGCCGCCCCGGTTCTGAAGAAAAACGATGGGGTCCGCATTCCTTTTCTGGGGCCTGTTTCCGGAATCTTGAAAAGGGTGAAACCCTCCTGGAAAACCACTCTGTTCATCTACGGCGGCTACTGGAAAGCCGTGCCGCTGTCGCCCAGGGGGCTGGTAAACAACCCCCTGTACGGCCGCAGTTCTAACCAGGAAATGCTGAACGGTCCGGCACACACCGCCCTGGAGGTGGACGACTATATTTTTTTGAGACCCGTCCAGAGCGAGGCGGTCATGCTCCAGTTCGGCGATCTTTTCGTGGTGCGGGGCGACCGGTACGTCGGCCGCTGGCCGGTGTTTGCGCAAGGGGCCTGA
- a CDS encoding MerR family transcriptional regulator has protein sequence MAATRKNRLKISQLARRAGVTVPTVKHYVREGLLPRPVKTSRNMAYYSEESIDRIRLVKKIQKERYLPLAVIKRLLDAGESFDEELALGRAILKTNRIGSTETPLKRAGIEAATGCPLDKIDTIEERGLIHPLTEGGEKAYLPEDVALIRVVKARDDLGVPFEASLSTLRIYGDALTGAVQEDINFFVRNITARTPTRRAIRFITEADETLDRFIVFFRQKMLRQFGEKTIEALNRLPENLAVLNFLPVTGITLPDHPPATPPYNRIYNLLKGATLLPAGAVRPLDLVAEPPRMKALAILSLLVTGDTQNALKLVQALIPEPAETALENAAAALTYLFAMDTSSGFALPMLNVNKVFHHLARIEKLEPETTPDRFFSRYVCGSVYLFLPGVFNTRRTGIDLLGALKKELDGIDFKKFDWPVWLIRTLEKEIAPRLRVRINRFLASAYLTCGNRKSAGACLDAVLQGTGPQSEHAAWARTEKRKF, from the coding sequence ATGGCCGCAACAAGGAAGAACCGCCTGAAAATAAGCCAGCTGGCCCGCAGAGCGGGGGTAACCGTTCCCACGGTAAAGCACTATGTCCGGGAAGGGCTCCTGCCCCGCCCCGTGAAAACCAGCCGCAACATGGCCTATTACAGCGAAGAAAGTATCGACAGGATCAGGCTGGTTAAAAAAATCCAGAAGGAACGGTATCTGCCGCTGGCGGTCATCAAGCGGCTGCTGGACGCCGGCGAGTCCTTCGACGAAGAACTGGCCCTGGGAAGGGCCATTCTGAAAACGAACCGGATCGGGTCCACGGAGACACCCCTAAAACGCGCCGGCATCGAAGCGGCGACCGGATGCCCCCTGGACAAAATCGACACCATAGAGGAAAGGGGTCTGATCCACCCGCTGACCGAAGGGGGTGAAAAGGCCTACCTGCCCGAAGACGTGGCGCTGATCCGTGTCGTGAAAGCGAGGGACGACCTGGGCGTGCCTTTCGAAGCCTCCCTTTCCACGCTGCGCATCTACGGGGATGCCCTGACCGGTGCCGTTCAGGAGGACATCAACTTTTTCGTACGCAACATCACGGCCAGGACGCCCACCCGCCGGGCCATCCGTTTTATCACCGAGGCGGATGAAACCCTCGATCGCTTCATCGTCTTCTTTCGTCAGAAAATGCTGCGGCAGTTCGGCGAAAAAACCATCGAGGCCCTCAACCGGCTCCCGGAAAACCTGGCCGTACTCAACTTTCTGCCGGTAACCGGCATCACGCTGCCCGACCATCCGCCGGCAACGCCCCCCTACAACCGTATTTACAACCTGCTCAAGGGAGCCACGCTGTTGCCGGCCGGTGCGGTTCGGCCGCTAGACCTGGTCGCAGAGCCCCCGCGCATGAAGGCGCTGGCAATTTTGTCGCTTCTGGTTACCGGCGACACGCAAAACGCGCTGAAGCTCGTCCAAGCCCTGATTCCCGAACCGGCGGAAACGGCGCTGGAAAACGCGGCGGCCGCCCTGACCTACCTTTTTGCCATGGATACGTCATCCGGTTTTGCTCTGCCCATGTTAAACGTCAACAAGGTGTTTCACCACCTGGCACGCATCGAAAAGCTCGAGCCGGAAACCACACCGGACCGTTTTTTCAGCCGCTATGTCTGCGGTTCAGTGTATCTATTCCTGCCGGGCGTCTTCAACACCCGCCGCACCGGAATCGATCTTCTGGGTGCCCTTAAAAAGGAATTGGACGGCATCGATTTTAAGAAATTCGATTGGCCCGTGTGGCTGATCCGGACCCTGGAAAAGGAAATCGCACCGCGGCTGAGGGTCAGAATCAACCGTTTCCTGGCGTCGGCCTACCTGACATGTGGAAACCGCAAATCCGCCGGCGCATGCCTGGACGCCGTCCTCCAAGGAACCGGCCCGCAAAGCGAACACGCGGCCTGGGCCAGGACCGAAAAAAGAAAGTTTTAA
- a CDS encoding pyridoxal-phosphate dependent enzyme yields the protein MSSKQLKALDLDALQEAADRIAPHIHKTPVMTCGSLDEMAGARLAFKCENLQKVGAFKFRGAANAVLSLSNEEARRGVVTHSSGNHAQALALAARLKGLKAFIVMPATAPGVKIAAVRGYGAEVILCEPTLEAREAAVDEVIEHTGAVLIHPYDDARVIAGQATCALEFHRQVPGLDAVIAPVGGGGLLSGTALATRFVSPKTRVIAAEPELADDAFRSFRQKALLPAGPPRSIADGLLTSLGRIAFPLILAHVNDILTVGEESIAVAMRHIWERMKLVVEPSGAVPLGAVLTHADMFGGKHVGIILSGGNVDLQKMLRIFC from the coding sequence ATGTCGTCGAAGCAGTTGAAGGCACTCGACCTGGATGCCCTCCAGGAAGCCGCGGACAGAATCGCCCCCCACATCCACAAAACGCCGGTCATGACCTGCGGGAGCCTCGATGAAATGGCCGGTGCCAGACTCGCCTTCAAATGCGAAAACCTGCAGAAGGTCGGCGCCTTCAAATTCAGAGGAGCCGCCAATGCAGTGTTGTCGCTCTCAAACGAAGAAGCGCGCCGGGGGGTTGTCACTCACTCCTCCGGAAATCACGCCCAGGCCCTGGCCCTGGCCGCGCGGCTCAAGGGGTTGAAAGCGTTCATTGTCATGCCGGCAACCGCCCCCGGCGTAAAAATCGCAGCCGTGCGGGGGTACGGTGCCGAAGTCATTCTATGCGAGCCGACCCTCGAAGCGAGGGAGGCAGCTGTCGATGAGGTGATCGAACACACCGGGGCGGTGCTGATCCACCCCTATGACGACGCACGGGTCATTGCAGGGCAGGCTACCTGCGCGCTGGAATTTCACCGGCAGGTGCCGGGACTCGATGCCGTCATCGCGCCCGTGGGCGGAGGCGGCCTGTTGAGCGGCACGGCCCTGGCGACCCGTTTCGTTTCACCGAAAACACGGGTTATCGCCGCCGAACCCGAACTGGCCGACGATGCTTTCAGGTCGTTCCGCCAAAAGGCCCTCCTGCCGGCAGGGCCGCCGCGGTCCATCGCCGACGGGCTGCTGACCTCGCTGGGCCGGATCGCCTTCCCGCTGATACTGGCGCATGTGAATGACATCCTCACGGTCGGCGAAGAGAGCATCGCCGTTGCCATGCGCCACATTTGGGAGCGCATGAAACTAGTCGTGGAGCCATCGGGCGCCGTGCCCCTGGGCGCGGTCCTGACGCATGCGGACATGTTTGGGGGTAAGCACGTGGGCATCATTCTTTCGGGCGGCAATGTCGACCTACAAAAAATGCTGCGCATTTTTTGTTAA
- a CDS encoding aspartate aminotransferase family protein, translating into MNIPEKGMAKDAILDTLKSYKKKDLDWKSGRVMGYVYDAGEKAKDVINDAYTMYLSENALDPTTYPSLLRLENEVVRMTANLLRGDENVVGNFTSGGTESLILAVKTARDMMRFKKPEIKKPEMVLPITAHASFYKAAHYLCIEPVIVPVHDGSFKADVAAMREAITDNTILLVGSAPGYAHGIVDPIPEIAGLALEHDLLCHVDGCVGGIHLPYMRKMGYEVPEFDFTVPGVTSISADLHKYGYAAKGASVILYRNQEIRRHQMFACSRWTGYTVINPAVTSSKSGGPMAAAWAVLHYLGDEGYKKIVKEVMDATQLTLAGIEKIDGIRVLGKPDMCMFSFASTSEKLNVYRLADRMKTKGWLVQPQFARNNSPSNLHVSFNRLSVPRAQEFLLALEQTVKEVMAEEIDDKTGALRSEIEKLSVNFDEASFFKLAEMAGITGMELPEQMETINMLLEALPYDVSEFMLVEFLNNLMK; encoded by the coding sequence ATGAACATCCCCGAAAAAGGAATGGCAAAAGACGCGATACTGGACACCCTGAAATCCTACAAAAAAAAGGATCTGGATTGGAAATCGGGCAGGGTCATGGGTTATGTGTATGACGCCGGTGAAAAGGCCAAGGACGTCATCAACGATGCTTACACCATGTACCTTTCCGAGAATGCCCTGGATCCTACCACCTACCCGAGCCTGCTGCGCCTCGAAAACGAAGTCGTCAGAATGACCGCCAACCTCCTCCGGGGGGATGAAAATGTGGTGGGCAACTTCACCTCCGGCGGCACGGAAAGCCTGATCCTGGCCGTGAAGACCGCGCGGGACATGATGCGCTTCAAAAAGCCGGAAATCAAGAAACCGGAGATGGTGCTGCCGATCACGGCCCACGCTTCCTTCTACAAGGCCGCCCACTACCTGTGTATCGAGCCGGTGATCGTACCGGTGCATGACGGCTCTTTCAAAGCGGATGTCGCCGCCATGCGCGAAGCCATCACCGACAACACCATACTTCTGGTGGGATCGGCCCCCGGGTATGCCCACGGCATCGTCGACCCCATCCCGGAGATCGCCGGGCTGGCCCTCGAGCATGACCTGCTCTGCCACGTGGATGGCTGTGTGGGCGGCATCCACCTTCCCTACATGCGCAAAATGGGCTATGAGGTGCCCGAATTCGACTTTACGGTGCCGGGGGTGACCTCCATCTCGGCCGATCTGCACAAATACGGCTACGCCGCCAAAGGCGCCTCGGTTATCCTGTACAGGAACCAGGAAATCAGGCGCCACCAGATGTTTGCCTGTTCCCGGTGGACCGGTTATACCGTCATCAACCCGGCTGTCACCAGCAGCAAATCCGGCGGCCCCATGGCGGCGGCCTGGGCGGTGCTCCACTACCTGGGCGACGAAGGTTATAAAAAGATCGTCAAGGAAGTCATGGACGCCACCCAATTGACGCTTGCAGGCATCGAAAAGATCGACGGCATACGGGTGCTGGGCAAGCCCGATATGTGCATGTTCTCGTTTGCCTCCACCTCCGAAAAGCTGAACGTCTACAGGCTGGCCGACCGGATGAAAACCAAGGGGTGGCTGGTGCAGCCGCAGTTCGCCAGGAACAACTCCCCTTCCAACCTGCACGTGTCCTTCAACCGGCTTTCCGTGCCGCGGGCCCAAGAATTTCTCCTGGCCTTGGAACAGACCGTCAAGGAGGTGATGGCCGAGGAGATCGACGACAAAACCGGTGCGCTGCGGTCTGAAATCGAAAAGCTCTCCGTCAATTTCGACGAGGCGTCCTTTTTCAAACTGGCTGAAATGGCGGGCATCACGGGAATGGAGCTGCCGGAACAAATGGAAACCATCAACATGCTCCTGGAGGCGCTCCCCTACGATGTATCGGAGTTCATGCTGGTGGAGTTTCTGAATAATCTGATGAAATGA
- a CDS encoding site-specific DNA-methyltransferase — protein sequence MSLTTQHRIILGDAAVARGIMPESVDLVVTSPPYPMIAMWDELFGRRNAAITAKLAGGLGGEAFELMHRELFPVWDTVYRVLKPGGFACINIGDATRTIDSEFCLYANHARILQYLSGKGFSALPDILWRKQTNAPTKFMGSGMLPAGAYVTLEHEYILIVRKGIKRVFKTGAEQENRRRSAIFWEERNEWYSDVWTDLKGAVQDLGEKRARTRSAAFPFELAYRLINMYSVRGDAVLDPFAGTGTVMAAAMAAGRDSVNVEIEPALLPLMRVGAANIVSFANRRIERRLAAHLAFVRKRTAQGRPMKYTSRFYGFPVVTNQEKAIFFDALERVDQTDGDTWMVTYDKTPHVAPDGNSDATGSGLKTESPAQSIRRSGQLRLFDDQ from the coding sequence ATGAGCCTTACAACCCAGCACAGGATCATTCTCGGCGATGCCGCCGTGGCACGGGGGATCATGCCGGAATCCGTAGACCTGGTGGTCACCTCTCCGCCCTATCCGATGATCGCCATGTGGGATGAGTTGTTTGGCCGCCGGAATGCCGCAATTACCGCAAAGCTCGCCGGGGGGCTGGGGGGCGAGGCGTTCGAGTTGATGCACCGGGAACTTTTTCCGGTATGGGATACGGTGTACCGGGTGTTGAAGCCCGGTGGGTTTGCCTGCATCAACATCGGGGACGCCACGCGCACCATTGACAGTGAATTTTGTCTATACGCCAACCATGCCCGTATTCTGCAATACCTGTCCGGGAAGGGCTTCAGCGCGCTTCCGGACATCCTGTGGCGCAAGCAGACCAATGCCCCCACCAAGTTTATGGGTTCCGGCATGCTGCCGGCCGGTGCCTACGTGACCCTGGAGCACGAATACATCCTGATTGTCAGAAAGGGAATAAAGCGGGTGTTCAAGACGGGTGCCGAACAGGAAAACCGGCGCCGGAGCGCCATCTTCTGGGAGGAACGCAACGAGTGGTATTCGGACGTGTGGACCGATCTCAAGGGGGCCGTCCAGGACCTGGGTGAAAAACGGGCCAGGACCAGAAGCGCCGCCTTTCCCTTCGAGCTGGCCTATCGTCTGATCAATATGTATTCCGTCAGGGGTGATGCGGTTCTGGATCCGTTTGCCGGCACCGGTACCGTCATGGCCGCCGCCATGGCCGCCGGCCGCGACAGCGTCAATGTGGAGATCGAACCGGCGCTTTTACCGCTCATGCGCGTCGGTGCCGCAAACATCGTATCCTTTGCCAACCGGCGCATTGAACGGCGGCTGGCGGCGCATTTAGCGTTTGTCCGGAAACGGACGGCGCAGGGCAGACCGATGAAATACACCAGCCGGTTTTACGGCTTTCCCGTAGTGACCAACCAGGAAAAGGCGATTTTCTTCGACGCGCTGGAGAGGGTCGACCAGACGGACGGCGACACCTGGATGGTGACTTATGACAAGACACCCCATGTGGCTCCTGATGGTAACAGCGATGCAACGGGCAGTGGCTTGAAGACGGAGTCGCCGGCACAGAGCATTCGAAGGTCAGGTCAATTGAGGTTGTTTGATGATCAATAA